A stretch of the Stutzerimonas stutzeri genome encodes the following:
- a CDS encoding DsbA family protein, protein MSASIPLIIISTGLATALAVGAYQHFETVGALQDQISELEVATQKPLTFEEMDELKNMFIGETSKSAPSQGQDGSAPDNWIYGNTKARFTLVEMTDTECPYCKQHFPVIKSLIDSSGGHINAALMHVPALSEASRQQALAIECAGEQGGSETAWKFAQRVFDTTRGNGQGVAASLSSYAAEMDIDRQRFSQCMDSSQVVERVIADMDHAIRLDIKQTPSTMVIDNLTGNSIVLQGDNSSHKGILDAMEQVSKTGAAQ, encoded by the coding sequence ATGTCCGCATCTATACCCTTGATCATCATCTCCACCGGCCTTGCTACTGCGCTAGCGGTAGGCGCTTACCAGCATTTTGAGACTGTGGGGGCACTTCAAGATCAGATTTCAGAGCTTGAGGTCGCGACTCAAAAACCTCTGACCTTTGAAGAAATGGACGAGCTGAAAAACATGTTCATCGGTGAAACGAGCAAGAGCGCTCCCAGCCAGGGGCAGGACGGTTCGGCCCCGGATAACTGGATCTATGGCAACACCAAAGCCCGCTTCACCCTGGTCGAGATGACGGATACCGAATGTCCCTACTGCAAGCAGCATTTCCCCGTTATCAAGTCGCTCATCGACTCATCTGGCGGGCATATCAACGCTGCGTTGATGCATGTGCCGGCCTTGTCTGAGGCATCCCGGCAGCAGGCGCTGGCGATTGAATGCGCCGGAGAGCAGGGTGGTTCAGAAACGGCATGGAAGTTTGCGCAGCGAGTGTTCGACACGACGAGGGGAAATGGGCAGGGAGTCGCCGCATCATTGAGCAGTTATGCAGCTGAGATGGACATCGACCGGCAGCGCTTCAGTCAATGCATGGATTCTTCGCAGGTAGTAGAGCGTGTCATAGCCGATATGGATCACGCGATTCGACTGGATATCAAGCAAACCCCCTCGACGATGGTGATCGACAACCTCACAGGCAACTCGATTGTTCTGCAGGGGGATAACTCATCCCATAAGGGCATCCTCGATGCCATGGAACAGGTCAGTAAAACAGGAGCTGCACAGTGA
- the mobH gene encoding MobH family relaxase produces MFKLFKQLFAGKRRPSRLINPPPDPRFEHPAYKNIPDDIRRVLSDPSILRNPPYQEGYYGLISGEFCMYEFQSRLVNKIEAQAGLAPDDYEAYLKPMFVAYAELVHLLPASENHHHNTPGGLLRHGLECAAFMLDWMVLTKFDHELTPGEASKRLRRWYVAGIVAALFHDAGKPLTDVIVMSFDGTKKWVMGTETIHEWAVANNLTRYFINWERGRQNKHITHTNTLIGIYTSVELRKWLLEGGADIWQALLDAVAGQPGPLTEAVRVADSRSVKADRERGAVAGANTNTGVPVQRLCVDAMRQLVEEGSWTLNEPGSRLWLSTKGLFLAWSTGSEDIIHQVVKDKVGGFPRAENTLLAAMSEYELFEKNADGSPIWFVAPHPLLKNGKAPSIRCVKFKNPDNVFPFLDGNIAPVSVTIGRDDNAKEYLTKEDAIARKEQEKKGTQEDLFGATPLPAAAATESPKGKNRPKKPVPERTGVSLPPNLEERARLLKQGAQQPVDDVADQAPEQQQDNALDDNTLAAMLHEINGTTPDPAPLLCSVNDDEPTDEQDLHSVEPEEPVQKVKLTFNDMITKKPTRVDRGNVGKPKASVETATPEQSTDALDIPPKFKSLLTDQDRALLQRNPELGSRLLRVFAGDTAIKEVRNRIFIPLVGEITLGDLPAIDRAEWLWRDFTSAEEQITRTLRGVEGFLASIEISLLYCRLSDAKWHPCCIETLPAEYRSKAFRVAQSFKEAAAPEPGKGADIYSVSFWTREKVAEAAGVDLETSEAALFYCLEAVKVGREKKYYFQLDSKVNR; encoded by the coding sequence ATGTTCAAGTTATTCAAGCAGCTCTTTGCGGGCAAACGCCGTCCCAGTCGGCTCATCAACCCGCCGCCCGACCCGCGTTTCGAGCACCCCGCATATAAGAACATCCCGGACGATATCCGACGCGTGCTGAGCGATCCGTCGATCCTCAGAAACCCTCCCTACCAGGAAGGCTATTACGGCCTGATCTCGGGAGAGTTCTGCATGTATGAGTTCCAGTCGCGCCTTGTAAACAAGATTGAAGCTCAGGCTGGATTGGCGCCTGATGACTACGAGGCGTACCTGAAGCCCATGTTCGTGGCGTATGCCGAGTTGGTTCACCTGCTCCCTGCCTCGGAGAATCACCACCACAACACACCAGGCGGGCTGCTGCGCCACGGCCTGGAGTGCGCGGCTTTTATGCTGGACTGGATGGTTCTGACCAAGTTCGACCACGAATTGACGCCAGGTGAAGCAAGCAAACGTCTTCGCCGCTGGTATGTGGCTGGCATCGTGGCGGCACTGTTCCATGACGCGGGTAAGCCTCTGACGGACGTTATCGTCATGTCGTTCGACGGCACGAAGAAATGGGTAATGGGCACCGAAACCATTCATGAGTGGGCGGTGGCGAATAACCTGACTCGCTACTTCATCAACTGGGAGCGCGGGCGTCAGAACAAGCACATCACGCACACCAACACTCTAATCGGAATCTACACCAGCGTTGAGCTGCGAAAGTGGCTGCTCGAAGGCGGGGCAGATATTTGGCAGGCACTATTGGACGCTGTGGCAGGCCAGCCTGGACCCTTGACCGAAGCGGTGAGGGTTGCGGACTCGCGCTCAGTAAAAGCAGACCGCGAGCGCGGTGCAGTGGCCGGCGCCAATACCAACACCGGCGTGCCGGTGCAGCGTCTGTGCGTAGATGCGATGCGACAGTTGGTCGAAGAAGGAAGCTGGACGCTCAACGAACCCGGCTCGCGGCTCTGGCTGAGCACCAAAGGACTATTCCTCGCTTGGAGCACCGGCTCCGAGGACATCATCCATCAGGTAGTCAAGGACAAGGTAGGAGGCTTCCCGCGAGCGGAAAACACCCTACTGGCTGCTATGTCCGAGTACGAGCTGTTTGAGAAAAATGCAGACGGTTCGCCCATCTGGTTCGTGGCGCCACACCCACTGCTCAAGAACGGAAAGGCGCCGTCCATCCGCTGCGTCAAATTCAAGAACCCCGACAACGTGTTCCCGTTCCTGGACGGAAACATCGCCCCGGTTTCTGTGACCATCGGCCGGGATGATAACGCCAAGGAATACCTGACCAAGGAAGACGCAATCGCGCGAAAGGAACAGGAGAAGAAAGGAACGCAGGAAGACCTTTTTGGTGCGACACCACTGCCGGCCGCCGCAGCGACTGAGAGCCCCAAGGGAAAAAATCGCCCCAAAAAGCCAGTCCCGGAGCGTACCGGCGTATCTCTGCCGCCCAACCTGGAAGAGCGAGCGCGCCTCCTCAAGCAGGGCGCACAGCAGCCGGTAGACGATGTTGCTGATCAAGCGCCCGAGCAGCAGCAGGACAATGCGCTCGATGACAACACTCTTGCCGCCATGTTGCACGAAATCAACGGCACAACACCCGATCCGGCGCCGCTTCTATGTTCAGTCAATGATGACGAGCCCACGGATGAGCAAGACCTTCACTCGGTGGAACCGGAAGAGCCGGTTCAAAAGGTAAAACTCACCTTCAACGACATGATCACCAAGAAGCCCACCAGAGTAGATAGGGGCAACGTAGGCAAGCCCAAGGCTTCGGTTGAAACCGCAACCCCAGAGCAAAGCACCGATGCACTCGATATTCCGCCAAAATTTAAGAGCCTGCTGACAGATCAGGATCGGGCTTTATTGCAACGCAACCCAGAACTTGGCAGCCGCCTTCTGCGCGTGTTCGCCGGCGACACGGCGATCAAAGAAGTTCGCAATCGGATATTCATTCCCCTGGTTGGGGAAATCACGCTGGGCGATCTGCCGGCCATCGACCGTGCAGAGTGGTTGTGGCGCGACTTCACGAGCGCTGAGGAGCAGATAACACGAACTCTAAGAGGAGTTGAAGGCTTCCTCGCAAGCATAGAAATCTCCCTGCTCTACTGCCGACTAAGCGACGCCAAGTGGCACCCCTGCTGTATCGAAACGCTACCGGCCGAGTACCGCAGTAAAGCCTTTCGGGTTGCACAGTCCTTCAAAGAAGCCGCTGCGCCGGAGCCTGGCAAAGGTGCGGATATTTACTCCGTATCGTTTTGGACCCGAGAAAAGGTTGCAGAGGCGGCAGGAGTGGATCTTGAGACTTCTGAAGCCGCGCTTTTCTATTGTCTCGAAGCCGTAAAAGTGGGCCGCGAGAAAAAATATTACTTCCAGCTGGATAGCAAGGTGAACCGCTGA
- a CDS encoding DUF4400 domain-containing protein: MAEVIEEKWPKGLVASLFFLFIMVLMLAVFAPNPMIDTVMQKERQWSVSLLPQDDLKRIDETTASIYTALVIDSGLKYHISGMFMRSGPSTVDSFEEKVGWWFEYLDSRGVALQKITYQILYRAVLMTYWMPFFAVMAVPAIFAGVMRWQAKRHGFDYSSPFWNNNAVSLMGWGGIMLALSLLAPLPLPPMVVCTALIIILPILLSVLIRNLPKQI, translated from the coding sequence ATGGCTGAGGTTATTGAAGAGAAGTGGCCGAAAGGGCTCGTAGCGTCCCTTTTCTTCCTGTTCATCATGGTGCTCATGCTTGCGGTTTTTGCGCCCAACCCCATGATCGATACCGTGATGCAGAAAGAACGGCAGTGGAGCGTGTCGCTGCTGCCTCAGGACGATCTGAAGCGCATAGATGAAACCACGGCCAGCATCTACACCGCTCTGGTCATCGACTCGGGACTCAAGTACCACATATCCGGGATGTTCATGCGCAGCGGCCCCTCTACCGTGGACTCCTTTGAAGAAAAGGTGGGCTGGTGGTTTGAATACCTGGATTCACGAGGTGTGGCACTGCAGAAGATCACCTATCAGATCCTCTATCGGGCGGTGCTGATGACGTACTGGATGCCGTTCTTCGCCGTAATGGCAGTGCCGGCTATTTTCGCCGGGGTCATGCGCTGGCAGGCGAAGAGGCACGGCTTCGATTACTCATCGCCGTTCTGGAATAACAACGCGGTAAGCCTGATGGGATGGGGCGGCATCATGCTTGCGCTCAGCCTGTTGGCGCCGCTACCACTGCCTCCAATGGTGGTTTGCACAGCGCTGATCATCATTCTGCCAATCCTGCTGTCGGTCCTGATCAGAAACCTGCCCAAGCAAATCTAA
- the traD gene encoding conjugative transfer system coupling protein TraD (Members of this protein family are the putative conjugative coupling factor, TraD, as the term is used for the SXT and TOL plasmid systems.) → MGDWNYTNLWRTNYEAREVGAWGASMLASTGVQVLTGMPMMPYLITMGVQAGFALSALPRAVRVYRAKKSLLGSPLSFTSIGDIAKIVEKHPDSFYYGQAFQWRQQHGQHAFELQSRDMSAVLGKKGLRDPNVKGSRWIHGLGMVEEEECLRPAGMRDIHTLVTGTTGAGKTRLFDLAITQCILRGEAVIIIDPKGDKGLAETCRRTCALMNKPNRFRYFHPAFPDESIRLSLTRNYGRATELASRVAVLMASESGDPFQAFAMMALNNVIQAMLIIGELPSLLSLRRTLEGDIPGLTIRVLTAYGRMVRGEKVFDAAVEQACATAKVKNPEDKAKALRKLYYADLIHDAPNSDLEGLLTMLEHERAHFSKMIAGLLPILVMLTAGRMSDLLSPAHTVDGTDAYQDFSDMNTVINGKQVLYMGLDSLSDPMVGSALGSLALADLASTAGEIYNHRLPVPVNIFVDEAAEVINDQLIQLLNKGRGAGINLFIATQTIADFKARMGDESKAMQVLANANNIISLRVLDTDTQEFIAKKLPMTRYKYVMRTQGNSAGEGGVITGGNQGERLMEEEGELFPSALLGNLPDLEYLAIFAGGDVRKGRLPILNFQSK, encoded by the coding sequence ATGGGTGACTGGAATTATACAAACCTCTGGCGCACAAATTACGAAGCCAGGGAAGTCGGAGCCTGGGGAGCTTCAATGCTAGCCAGCACAGGGGTCCAGGTACTAACTGGCATGCCGATGATGCCGTACCTGATCACGATGGGTGTTCAGGCTGGGTTCGCCCTATCTGCACTGCCGAGGGCAGTTCGTGTCTATCGAGCGAAAAAGTCCCTTCTCGGTTCTCCATTGTCGTTTACCAGCATTGGGGACATTGCAAAGATCGTCGAGAAGCACCCCGACAGTTTTTACTACGGTCAGGCCTTTCAGTGGCGGCAGCAACACGGCCAACACGCATTTGAACTGCAATCGAGGGACATGTCTGCGGTCCTTGGAAAGAAAGGTCTGCGCGACCCGAACGTAAAAGGTAGCCGTTGGATTCATGGCCTCGGCATGGTTGAAGAAGAGGAATGCTTGCGCCCAGCGGGGATGCGAGACATCCATACCCTGGTTACCGGCACGACTGGCGCCGGGAAGACCCGCCTGTTTGACTTAGCCATTACCCAATGCATCTTGCGTGGTGAGGCCGTCATCATCATCGACCCGAAGGGTGACAAAGGGCTGGCCGAGACATGCCGGCGCACCTGTGCGCTGATGAACAAGCCGAATCGCTTTCGCTACTTTCATCCAGCATTCCCGGACGAGTCGATCCGTCTTTCGCTGACGCGCAACTATGGCAGGGCGACAGAGCTTGCATCGCGAGTCGCCGTGCTTATGGCGTCGGAGTCTGGCGATCCGTTCCAGGCATTCGCGATGATGGCGCTCAACAACGTGATCCAAGCAATGCTAATTATCGGAGAACTCCCGAGCCTGCTTAGTTTGCGCCGGACGCTAGAAGGCGACATCCCAGGCCTGACCATTCGAGTGCTCACAGCCTACGGAAGGATGGTGCGAGGGGAAAAAGTGTTTGACGCAGCGGTTGAACAGGCCTGCGCAACGGCCAAGGTGAAAAATCCTGAGGACAAAGCCAAGGCCCTGCGCAAGCTGTACTACGCGGACCTGATACACGATGCGCCGAACTCCGACCTTGAAGGGCTGCTGACGATGCTCGAACACGAGCGCGCTCACTTCAGCAAGATGATCGCCGGTTTGCTGCCGATCCTGGTCATGCTCACGGCCGGCAGGATGAGCGATCTTCTTTCGCCTGCGCATACTGTCGATGGAACGGATGCGTACCAAGACTTCAGCGACATGAATACCGTGATCAACGGTAAGCAGGTGCTCTACATGGGGCTCGACTCATTGTCGGACCCCATGGTGGGCTCTGCTCTTGGTTCGCTGGCTTTGGCAGACCTCGCATCTACTGCGGGAGAGATCTACAACCACAGGCTTCCGGTGCCGGTGAACATCTTCGTGGATGAAGCGGCCGAGGTGATCAATGACCAGCTGATCCAGCTGCTCAATAAGGGTCGCGGCGCCGGCATCAACCTGTTCATCGCAACCCAGACGATTGCGGATTTCAAGGCGCGCATGGGTGATGAATCGAAAGCCATGCAGGTGCTGGCGAACGCGAACAACATCATTTCCCTGCGGGTGCTGGACACCGACACCCAAGAATTCATCGCCAAGAAACTGCCCATGACCCGCTACAAGTACGTCATGCGCACCCAGGGCAACAGCGCCGGTGAGGGCGGTGTCATCACCGGGGGCAACCAGGGTGAGCGACTGATGGAGGAAGAGGGCGAGCTATTCCCTTCGGCACTGCTAGGCAATCTGCCTGACCTCGAATACCTGGCCATTTTCGCGGGCGGTGACGTGCGAAAAGGTCGTCTGCCAATTCTCAATTTCCAATCGAAGTAA
- a CDS encoding TraE/TraK family type IV conjugative transfer system protein codes for MLLSNLKNSFDGMRGENKFLRLILFAMTVALIASSCSAMKKDQIITVVPPTLTETAWVSKTQSSSEYTTAWAMYVGMLLGNVTPENATIIKDALGPILHPDIYQSTMEVLDKQIFQIRQDRVTLSFEPQKVLRDTVNEHRFFITGNSVSEGPAGGKRRSNRTYEVDLQIKNYKPVITWISTNTGDARTQDVIDREAKKAQKIKEREERRRG; via the coding sequence ATGCTTCTATCCAATCTGAAAAACTCGTTCGACGGGATGCGAGGAGAAAACAAATTCCTGCGGCTGATCCTTTTTGCGATGACTGTCGCGCTGATTGCAAGCTCGTGCTCTGCCATGAAGAAAGATCAGATCATCACGGTGGTGCCTCCGACGCTGACTGAGACGGCGTGGGTAAGCAAGACCCAGAGCAGTAGTGAGTACACGACCGCGTGGGCCATGTATGTAGGCATGCTGCTGGGAAACGTAACGCCTGAGAACGCAACCATCATCAAGGATGCCCTGGGGCCAATCCTCCACCCTGATATTTACCAGTCCACGATGGAAGTGCTGGACAAGCAAATATTTCAGATACGTCAGGACAGGGTGACCCTCTCATTTGAGCCGCAGAAAGTGCTGCGCGATACCGTCAACGAGCACCGCTTCTTCATCACAGGCAACTCAGTCAGCGAAGGCCCAGCAGGTGGAAAGCGGCGATCAAACCGTACCTACGAGGTGGACCTTCAGATCAAGAACTACAAGCCAGTTATTACATGGATAAGCACAAATACCGGCGATGCTAGAACGCAGGATGTGATTGATCGTGAGGCGAAGAAGGCGCAGAAGATCAAAGAGCGTGAGGAGCGCCGGCGCGGTTGA
- the traL gene encoding type IV conjugative transfer system protein TraL, translating to MSDEPTKIPAHIDEPPYLLFWRIDEVLPIGVGLVAGILLAQLTICLGLGLVLARIYRRYCDNRPDGYLLHAIYWYMGAIGFKRNRSMPNSYERDFI from the coding sequence GTGAGTGACGAACCTACCAAGATCCCCGCGCATATCGACGAGCCGCCCTATCTGCTGTTCTGGCGTATAGACGAGGTTCTGCCCATCGGCGTTGGCCTGGTCGCCGGCATCCTGCTCGCACAGCTCACCATTTGCCTCGGCCTGGGGCTGGTCCTGGCGCGCATCTATCGTCGCTACTGTGACAACCGACCCGATGGTTATCTGCTGCATGCAATCTACTGGTACATGGGAGCCATTGGCTTCAAGCGCAACCGCAGCATGCCTAATTCATACGAGCGAGATTTTATCTGA
- a CDS encoding RecT family recombinase, whose translation MSSANYQNAVAVIAKQEDKFLELVKAAKTDVVFKQEMLYAAQAMMNNDYLCTVAINNPLSLRNAFGQVAACGLTLNPARGLCYLVPRDGQVVLDVSYKGMIKTAVNDGAIRDCIVELVYSNDQFKYKGKRHSPVHEFDPFDTEERGEFRGVYVEVTLPDGRVHVEAVTAKEIYKARDASDLWKRKKKGPWVDFETSMFKKTGIKIAKKYWPQVGEKLDTVIQYLNTTAGEGFASHDVPISVVERYMGAAEVVDEAQPLPTSNEVEEQVPASETTQVEPEDAQAQVAEPLEGEVLQASNDESQAPVDLPPKVLKKTQAVVNRARESQGWKAARDYVSAWPAEARDYALRLLSAAEYQAAQGE comes from the coding sequence ATGTCTAGTGCTAACTATCAAAACGCTGTAGCCGTAATTGCAAAGCAAGAGGATAAGTTTCTTGAGTTGGTGAAGGCAGCAAAAACAGATGTCGTGTTCAAGCAAGAGATGCTTTATGCAGCTCAAGCCATGATGAACAATGACTACCTGTGCACTGTCGCTATCAACAATCCGCTGTCTCTTCGCAATGCATTTGGCCAAGTGGCCGCCTGTGGCCTAACGCTGAACCCTGCAAGGGGTTTATGCTACCTGGTGCCACGGGACGGGCAAGTGGTTCTGGATGTGTCATACAAAGGCATGATCAAAACCGCTGTAAATGACGGCGCAATACGTGACTGTATTGTTGAGTTGGTCTACTCGAATGATCAGTTTAAGTACAAGGGTAAGCGTCATAGCCCTGTGCATGAATTCGATCCGTTCGACACTGAAGAGCGCGGCGAATTCCGTGGTGTCTATGTGGAAGTAACCCTGCCTGATGGCCGGGTCCATGTGGAAGCTGTAACAGCCAAGGAGATCTACAAAGCGCGTGATGCAAGTGATTTGTGGAAGCGCAAGAAGAAAGGCCCTTGGGTTGACTTCGAAACTTCCATGTTCAAAAAAACCGGCATCAAAATCGCTAAGAAATACTGGCCCCAAGTCGGCGAAAAACTCGACACGGTTATTCAGTATCTCAACACAACGGCAGGGGAGGGGTTTGCATCTCATGATGTCCCGATCTCTGTTGTAGAGCGTTATATGGGTGCAGCTGAAGTAGTCGATGAAGCCCAGCCACTCCCGACCTCGAATGAGGTTGAAGAGCAGGTGCCGGCATCTGAGACAACGCAAGTTGAGCCTGAAGATGCTCAAGCTCAGGTCGCAGAACCGCTGGAAGGCGAAGTGCTTCAGGCTTCAAATGATGAGAGCCAGGCACCTGTAGATCTACCTCCCAAAGTCCTGAAAAAGACTCAAGCGGTGGTCAATCGGGCGCGTGAATCGCAAGGCTGGAAAGCTGCGCGTGATTATGTAAGTGCGTGGCCTGCTGAGGCTCGTGATTACGCTCTGCGACTCCTGTCTGCAGCGGAATACCAAGCTGCTCAGGGTGAGTGA
- a CDS encoding single-stranded DNA-binding protein, translated as MARGVNKVILIGNVGGDPETRYMPNGNAVTNITLATTDSWKDKQSGQLQERTEWHRVVLFGKVAEIAGEYLRKGSQCYIEGRLQTREWEKDGVKRYTTEIVVDMQGTMQLLGGKQADNGGDGAPRSSGRNQAQRSPQQPNRQPTQAPTSDPHYDSFDDDIPFAPISRVLLNII; from the coding sequence ATGGCTCGTGGCGTAAACAAAGTAATCCTTATCGGCAATGTTGGCGGTGATCCTGAAACTCGCTACATGCCCAACGGGAATGCGGTTACCAATATCACATTGGCAACTACCGATAGCTGGAAGGACAAACAGTCTGGTCAGCTTCAAGAAAGAACCGAGTGGCACCGTGTTGTGCTATTTGGGAAGGTTGCTGAGATTGCCGGTGAGTACCTTCGTAAGGGCTCGCAGTGCTATATCGAAGGCAGACTACAAACCCGCGAATGGGAGAAGGATGGAGTCAAGCGTTATACCACTGAGATTGTGGTTGATATGCAAGGCACCATGCAGCTCCTTGGCGGTAAGCAGGCAGATAACGGTGGTGATGGTGCTCCTCGCTCTAGCGGGAGGAATCAAGCACAGCGTTCTCCGCAGCAACCCAACCGTCAACCGACTCAAGCGCCGACTTCTGATCCGCATTACGATTCGTTTGACGATGACATCCCCTTTGCGCCCATTAGCCGAGTTCTTCTGAACATCATCTAA
- a CDS encoding DsbA family protein gives MPSSKNRLPLTVGLSALFAVAALGASVMYTEHAINQAIAEQLPAGVAAALDAKEQAEVAAAKLQILSQWSAASDIEVKGRNIYGKADAEFTLVEFSDLECPFCKRFHDTPKSLVEQAGGKINWEWQHYPLQFHNPTAAKAAHAAECVSEIAGNQAFWAFTGQWFERSAMNGQGIDDIGRLAREVGADSKAFDACMASGKFKQKIQDQMDRGTAMGVTGTPATVVVDNTNGQKILVKGAQPAKALLQAIGQLVEQRNQPASLAQPGKD, from the coding sequence ATGCCCAGCTCAAAAAACCGACTCCCTTTGACCGTAGGTCTTTCCGCGCTTTTCGCAGTGGCCGCCCTCGGCGCCAGCGTCATGTACACCGAGCATGCGATCAACCAAGCGATAGCTGAGCAGTTGCCGGCTGGCGTCGCCGCTGCACTTGACGCGAAAGAACAGGCCGAGGTCGCGGCTGCCAAGCTACAGATCCTTTCGCAATGGTCTGCCGCCTCAGACATCGAGGTCAAAGGCCGCAACATCTACGGTAAGGCAGACGCCGAGTTCACCCTTGTGGAGTTCAGCGATCTGGAGTGCCCCTTCTGTAAACGCTTCCATGACACACCTAAGTCACTCGTTGAGCAGGCCGGTGGCAAGATCAACTGGGAGTGGCAGCATTACCCGCTGCAGTTCCACAACCCCACGGCCGCAAAGGCTGCACACGCGGCAGAGTGTGTCAGCGAAATTGCGGGCAACCAGGCTTTCTGGGCATTCACCGGGCAATGGTTCGAGCGCAGCGCTATGAACGGCCAAGGCATTGATGATATCGGTCGGTTGGCACGAGAAGTCGGCGCAGACTCGAAGGCATTTGATGCATGCATGGCCAGCGGCAAGTTCAAGCAGAAGATCCAGGATCAGATGGATCGCGGTACCGCTATGGGCGTGACGGGCACGCCTGCAACAGTCGTCGTGGACAACACCAATGGCCAGAAGATCCTGGTCAAAGGCGCCCAGCCTGCGAAAGCATTGCTCCAAGCCATAGGCCAGCTGGTAGAGCAGCGAAATCAGCCAGCATCGCTGGCCCAGCCAGGAAAAGACTGA
- a CDS encoding lambda-exonuclease family protein: protein MKVIDVQQRSAEWHAWRKGGVSATSCAVIMDQNPDKTKLQLWRELVGLDTPPDLACIPQVRRGVKFEPVALQAFEERYGQLGLPICAESSDYPFMRASFDGLLAGNEPVEIKNLSDDNHLEVLALREKSKAYRLYRWQLLHQMIVSGASRGYLWCWSPKHEPICLVVDLNEAVAQQIIAAERRFWDMVESLTPPEADPKRDLMPHAKIDHDRWSTLAAVRRDKENAALAAKKALEELQNEITVIDDQILALMGDFKRADAYGVRVIQYEVQGRVNWKAVAESVCAAIPADVVEYHRADSRTATRISVDAEFDETTYKPEVMPQPRMAKGPVDTQALLSAGVFTF from the coding sequence ATGAAAGTAATCGACGTCCAACAGCGCTCTGCCGAGTGGCACGCGTGGAGAAAGGGTGGTGTCAGCGCAACCAGTTGCGCGGTCATCATGGATCAGAATCCTGACAAGACGAAGCTTCAGTTGTGGCGTGAGCTGGTTGGACTTGATACACCCCCCGATCTTGCCTGCATTCCTCAGGTAAGGCGGGGCGTCAAGTTTGAGCCGGTTGCGCTTCAGGCGTTTGAAGAGCGGTACGGTCAGCTGGGGCTCCCGATCTGCGCAGAGTCTAGCGATTACCCGTTCATGCGGGCTTCGTTCGACGGGCTTCTGGCAGGTAATGAGCCGGTGGAGATCAAGAACCTCTCCGATGACAATCATCTGGAGGTTCTGGCGCTTCGAGAGAAGAGCAAGGCGTACAGGCTCTACCGCTGGCAGCTGTTGCACCAAATGATCGTTAGCGGGGCTTCACGGGGCTACCTGTGGTGCTGGTCGCCCAAGCATGAGCCTATCTGCCTGGTGGTTGATCTCAATGAAGCTGTTGCGCAGCAGATCATTGCTGCGGAAAGGCGCTTCTGGGATATGGTCGAGTCGCTTACGCCTCCCGAGGCGGACCCGAAACGCGACCTGATGCCTCACGCAAAGATCGACCACGACCGTTGGTCAACCCTCGCAGCGGTCAGGCGAGACAAAGAGAACGCAGCTTTGGCTGCAAAAAAGGCGCTGGAAGAGCTTCAAAACGAGATAACGGTCATTGATGACCAGATTCTCGCGTTGATGGGCGATTTCAAGCGCGCAGATGCGTATGGCGTTCGTGTTATTCAGTATGAGGTTCAAGGCAGGGTCAACTGGAAGGCCGTCGCAGAGAGTGTCTGTGCCGCAATCCCAGCGGATGTTGTCGAGTACCACCGTGCTGACTCGCGCACTGCAACGCGAATCTCGGTTGATGCCGAGTTCGACGAAACCACCTATAAGCCAGAAGTCATGCCGCAACCGCGCATGGCGAAAGGCCCCGTAGACACGCAAGCACTGCTTTCCGCAGGCGTGTTCACCTTCTAA